From the Hoplias malabaricus isolate fHopMal1 chromosome 6, fHopMal1.hap1, whole genome shotgun sequence genome, the window CTGCCAAACAAATCCTTCTTGACTTCCACATACACTGTGCTCTCTCCACAGTTAGCTGCAACACTGCTAACTTGGACAGGTGCACGCATCTGAAATGGCACTGTTGGCGGTTTAGGCGTCACTGGAACTTGGGGGTAACGCCATGTCAGTTTCTTCACTGGACCCTGCAGCACCTGTTGGGACTGGAGATTGAGTGAGTTTTGCAAAAGACTGAGGAGTCCTTCTGAGGCAGGGTTCTGTGCAGGTAGCTGTGCTACTGGTCCCATCATTGGCTGAAGCTGACCAAAAAACAGCTGCTCACTTTGCATTGCTTTTGTCCTGTTAACTAATTGTGCATTACAAATGCTCAGAAGCACCAACAGAACTACCCCAACGCCAAGCTGCCTGAACACCATCTCAACAACTACACCAGTAAACAGACTGAGAATACCTCACTTTACGCAGCAATGGCTTTTGAAGAGCAATAGATGATTGTGGCTCCACCCCCACTTAAATCTCACAGGTGTCACAGCTGAATTCAGTTGAGAATTTTGCCCCCTTTTTCCCTTAGGGTCTTTAATATTAGACATTATTTTTTGATACAGTGTTTCCATTCAAAACATTTTCCAAGACATTTTATCACTGCAATAGAGCTGGCTAAACTGTTGTAAAGTAAAATAAGAGAAAGCAATTACACTGAAATTAATGTTGTGAAGAAGTGCAACAAACAGATTGTAGGATTTCAGAGAAGAAGATAACTGTACCCTAACACAATATAAATTTACTACAACATGAGTGTTCAAACCTGTATCATATCTTTGTGATATATTTAATTTGAGTGTATTCTCTAAATGTCCTTCAcagatatttctttaaaaactgcagtgttATTGTGATTTAATTAGAAAAAGGTGCATTTATTGTGGTCTTGGGCATGAGAAATGTGAGACACTCGGACACAGGAAACACTTGGACACGTTTTAAAAAGCTGCTAGTGTGAATATTGCAATAATTCTAGCAAGTTGTTGAAAAATTCAGCTTTTTAAATGTGAACAttaaatgaacacattttttaattaaggTGATCATAGTGAGAAAATTATTGAATCTATGCAAAGATAAATAATTGATATTAAAATGCTTTTTAGTGATTGTAAATGCTGTGGTAAATTaaaactttattcattcatgtatttattttctgattaGGGTTGCAGTGGTTTCCaaacctacccagaattactgagctcaagacaggaacacaccctggacaagggaCCAGTTTATCACAGGGtatcacacacccagtcattcacacacatggacattttgcacagcacagCAACCTGtcattggactgtgggaggaaaccgatgcATGTAGACAATGTCCAcatagacatggggagaacacatgaAACTCAATGTGGAGATTGAACACAGCACCCCAAGATGATGGAGGTGTGCGGCAGCAACACTACTTGTAGTGCCACCAATCCACCAAAGTATAAGTGttggggcagccttggcctaaagATTTGATAAGCAGGTTGTCACAGGTTCAATCCCCACAACTGACAGGGACATCCATGCCTAAAGTCCCCAAAATGCTCCATGGGCACAGAGAATGGCTGTCCATTACCctgggtgtgttcactgcctctaaacactgtgtgcatgtgttcactgtgtgtatgtgtctttgTTCACTGCAACAGATGAATTAAACGCAGATGTCAAATCACGTTATCTTGTTGTGCAATGATGATAAAACCACCAGTTCACTGTAAAACATGATGCTGTTATCTAgtgggaaaaaacaaaaaccttaaTTAAATCATACattcatattctttatttaaaattactCATCAACATACTGCTCAAATAGTAAGAACTTACTCAATAACCAATAATACAATTATCAACCTGCAACTCGTAGAATGAATTAGCACTAATGGTCAAGTAATTGCCTGAATACTCAACACAGTTTCCCTGTTGACAGGTAGAGCAGGCAAGACTTCAAAATGAGTGCACATTTTCCTGATGTGGCATagctgaaatggagaagctCCAGTAGTTGAATGAGGTGTTATGTGCTAGACAAAGAGAAACcctgtttttttgttatttggTTTGCAGAATAGCAGACCAAATGTAGTTTTTGAGGGCACAGTATAAGTACAGTTGCTCTGTTGGGTGCTACACTGCTGTGTATTTAAAGACTGAAGATTTGTTAATGTTAATTTCTGACCCCAAAAATTAGAAATAGAAAATGTATCTGCTGACGAGTTCTTCCTGTAAAAGACCCAGCACTTTCTTCACTCTCAGGGTGTGAAATCACAGGCAATAGTCTGACAataggcagacacagagagaacatggaaactccatcccaatgggacttgaaccccagatcccagtgctgggaggcaaACATGCTAACCATAAGCCACCGTTCCACACAAATGTCACTGTATACAACGTTGTGCAGCATCTTTCaggctgaatgttttgtgctgTGAAAGTTGGACCAAGCAAGCGTGCATTACACTCTGAAGTGCCACTTTTCTACTTGTTTAAAACCTGAAATTGTCTTTGGCCTAATAAAAGGCAAttgttcattcatattctgctaatccatttcagggtcacggtgtgtccagagcctacctggaatcactgggtgcaagatgggagcacaccctggaggaacaCAAcgccttcacagggtaacataCATGGACAcactgagtagccaatccaagtgccaacttttatttttggactgtgggtgtaAACCTACGCAGGCatggggagaacaaaccaaactcctcacattcATTCAAAGTGGATTTTGAGCCCACAattccaggagctgtgtgacaggaaTGCTACCCATTGTGCCACCCTATAAAAGACCAGTCGTGGGCTATATGAGTCGACTTGTACTTGATGGCACCATGCAGGCCAGTTGTTTAGAGTCCTATAGCCCCTCTTGGTTAAAGCAGCTTATCTTAGGACCGATGTCCAAAATAATGGCCTTACTGGGTTCTCTTAGGTCAAGAAGTGGATGCATCCTGTATTCTCTGGGATGGTGGTCATAGAAGCCAAATATCAAAGCATCAATATTCTTATTAAAGTCTTCTACCATCCTTGCTAGCCTGTGCTTACACGTCATATAATGTTTATGACTCAAGCCCTCTTATGCCATTAGGCTGAGGTTTTGAATAAACAGGTACCCCTGCACAAGATGGGTTCATGATTGTACATACTTTGAACATCAACAAGGCAGATCACAAACTTTCAAAACTACTTTAAGGAACAAAGTGACTAAAGACAAATTCAGTTTAAATcaagttttattttctcttcagtCTAGTTAACACCTTTTTGCTGCCATACAGGGAATCTCTGTCCGACCTTGACAGGGCCAAGTGAGATGTTGCCCAGCCACTGTGGACCTGAAAtatgaaagtaaataaaaagttgAATCCAAGTCAAATGTGTTACAATCGTGACAAAGTTACCAAAGCCTCCATACCAGATACAGACACCCCAACATCACTGAGGCCACAGCTTGTGTCACAACAGCCACAACCCTGGTTACCCCCATCCACTGCAGTCCACCTGAGAAACAGCACAGTCAGGGCTTTGTCAGTCACCAGGTTTATTGCAGAAGCTTAGATTCTCTACTTTGACTACATCTGGAAACTGACCTGTTTGCAATGAAGGAACAAGCTTTGTGTTCTGCATCAGTGGGAGCAGAAGCAGGAATAGCCTTCATAGAGCAAGTGAGGTAGATCTGCACAGGATCAAGATATTAGAGCAAGAACTGAACACTGCATAAAGTGCCACAGTAATACCTACCAGTCCACTACTGTTCAGAAATGCAAAGGCCTCCAGCTGGAACTGGAGCTTGTATCCATGAACCCGAGGCATAAAGCGGGACTTGGACCCTGTAAGCTTAGCATCCACCAGGCACCTAGGAACaaacacaggaccaccacatcAGGTGAGTCAGTTATACTCAGCCAGACTGAAGGAGTCAGGAAATGACTTGCTTACCCATAGTTCTCAATAAAGGAATATCTGGGAGAGGCATTCATATCAGGTACAGCAGTAGCCACACAGCTGTCCACAAACATCCTTAGAGGCACATGGTTGTACTGCATTACAGAAGCTTCAATATTGATGATGTCTCCCAGGTAATACTGGTTGGATGGTCTCTCAAACTGCCAGTCATCTGAGGGAACCACAAAGAGACTTAGCCATTCTACAATGCCTTAAGCTGCACAAATCTGATCACAATACTAACCAGTCATGAGTCTGAGGGAGAAGACCAGCTGCTCCTCAGCAATCACAGTAGAAGCATAAGGAATCCAGGCAGGCAATAGGGCATTGCTGCTAACATTATGCAGCCTGTAACAATGAGAGTTAAGCTTGAGGCAACCATGAGCTGTACTTGTATTGAAAAAATTATTGAAATTTAAACTGGTTCAAACCTTGGATAGTGACATTCAATACTAATCACAGGACCACGTGTCCTGACAATTGGTGCCCCACCAGATGTTCCTGGAACATAGAGCAGGTGGAAGGTGTAGACTAGTTCAGCCTCAGTcatctgaagaaaaaaaaagaaaattagatGCATCAGATCAGAGAGGTGATGAAGCCTTTGGTTTAGAGAAGAAATTGAcatttgtactcacagtaagcACACTATTGCAGTTCTGTAGCTGTTCTTCAAACATGAGAACCTGAGCAGCAGCATCCTCCCCTCTTGGTGCACAGCCTCCGATACTGAGAGAAGAGGGATTTATTAGCTCTCCACTTCCAAACAAATCTTTCTTGACCTCTACATACACTGTGCTCTCTCCACAGTTAGCTGCAACACTGCTAACTTGGACAGGTGCACGCATCTGAAAAGGCACTGTTGGCGGTTTAGGCGTCACTGGAACTTGGGGGTAACGCCATGTCAGTTTCTTCACTGGACCCTGCAGCACCTGTTGGGACTGGAGATTGAGTGAGTTTTGCAAAAGACTGAGGAGTCCTCCTGAGGCAGGGTTCTGTGCAGGTAACTGTGCTACTGGTCCCATCATTGGCTGAAGCTGACCAACACCTAGCTGCCCACTTTGCATTGCTTTTGCCCAGTCAACTAACTGTGCAGTACAAATGTCCAGAAGAAACAGCAGAATTACCACAAAGCCAAACTGCCTGAACTCCATATCAAACAACAAAGAGTAAACCTTTCTGAGTATACCTCATAGCCAGTTGCAATGGCTTTTATTGAGCAGAAGATGGCTCCACCCCCCACTTAAGACAAATGAATAGGTCACAGGTGTCAGAGGTGGAGTCAGTGGATTTTTAAgcctgttttcttttatttgcttatttttaaatgatttttaattttaacttGAATTTTTGAGTGTAttcattcaaaatatattttcctagagtttttttttattaatggaaTACATTTTCATGAgcttttaaacacagaaattGTATTTTGATCTCTGCAACATATAAATTGTGGGGTCGTTAGAGAAGCCAACaccttttttcattttctaaaaaatgttttactgtATTATGTAAAACAGTACAACTGAATCCAACAAACCAACAAAAGAAATGGTAAATCCTTCTAAGCAAACATTGAATGTATAAAAACCTTTCATATCAGAGCAAGCAGGCCAGCAATATGAGTACACATTTTCATACTGTGGAGTAGCTGAAATATATACTTCAGTTGTTACAGGAGATGTTGTGCCTTAGAGGAACTCAATCTAAATTATTTTCCATGGTTTGGTTTGctgaatatgaaataaaattcaGTTGCTTTTTTTTGGCAGCTGGGTGGTTAACTGGTTTGTGTAAATGCTCAATGTGTTTTGCTTTCACTGGAGGTTAAAACTCAGCAACAATAAACTGGGATGCATTATCAGCGACAGTGTACAATATTCTCATACTAAACAGAGATAAAAATCTCTTATTACTAAGCCCCAATTTGGTCCCAAACATATGTTGAAAATAATCTAGATGCATTCTTAATTACACCAAGTACTACTTAAAATCGTTTTTGGGGGTTTGAGTCTTTTTaactgacccatttatccaACATTGTCAAGATCACCTTCTTCCACTTTTGTGATTTTGCCAAAGTCCACATATACTATCTCTAAAAGTAGTTGAGAGACTAGTACATGCATTCATAACCTCAAACTTCTGCAAGGATCTTCTTGTAGGCAAATGTTTGGTTAACTCTATGTACTCTATGTGTTCCGATATGTCCTATTTCTGCTATGTGCAGACAACACTAAATGTACCATTTCCTAGTCACATCAAAAAAGCATTTAACTAAGTAAAATCTTTAGATCTATTTGAGAGATTTCATGGAGTGCCTGAAACTACCTCACTCAGAATGCTACATATTTATACGCTCCTAATTTTAATGCATGCTTGACTGATTCACACAATGTTACTGGACATTTCAGCAAAGTTacaaattatttacaaatgCTGATATTACATAATGTTTGAAATGTTTTCATCAGCAGCTGGTAATAATGACATCACCACCAAGGTTTCCACAGTTGACACATTCCTGTGGTATAAAAAGTCCTTATCTTCTCAGTTTGGCTCCCCCAACTGGCCGTCATTTAACAGTTCTTGTCTCTCTTATGCTTCAACACGTCCTGTTCCTGCTGTTCTCCTGGTGTTGCCCAGAACCAGCCCCTGCCCCTATGCATCCTGTACAAGATCTATGCCTTGTCTCACCTACAGCATCATGATTGGCTTTGCAAGGATGCCGTTTTATCCCAAATTTACTCTGCATCTGCTTTTACTctcccacagaatcactgaaTACCACCTTCTTACACATGCCCATATATCActaatattttacattcacattactataaatCTCTATCAGTTCACATTAACTTCTGTTTTGTTCTCTGTTGTGCTCTCCAGTGTCAACCCCTGTATTGATTCCTTCCAAGATTTCTTCGTCGTGCGCTGTGatagtttttccttgccactgttgcccttggATTGCTCCTAGGAGACTTGGACCCGGATCTTTGTGCTTTGACACAAAATTGTGTTGTGAAAtgtgttacatttaaaatgttcccATGAAACATATTAGGACGTAAACAtagtaaacacaaaaataaaatatagtaaataaatatcaattaaaaaaatatttaaaaaggtcAAAGCTTACACCGATTGCAGCTGTAACATCTGACACATATTAAATCGGCTTATGTGGGGGTGGAGTTATCTTCATCTACTACTCAATGAAAGCCATTGCTCAGTTACTTCAGGTATGTTTAGGTTGTTTGTTGAGATGGCACACAGGCAGCTTGTTGCTCAGACACTTTTGTTGGTGCTTCTGGGCATTTCTAATGCCCAGTATGTTGATTGGAGCAAAGCATTGCAAAGAGGGCAACAAGTTGGTAGTCAGCCTCATCCAATGTTGGGGCCAGTAGCACAGCTACCTGCACAGAACCCTGCCTCAGGAGGTCTCCTTGGTCTTTTGCAAAACTCACTCAATCTCCAGTCCCAACAGGTGCTGCAGGGTCCGGTGAAGAAACTGACATGGCTTTACCCCCAAGTTCCAATGATGCCTAAACCACCAACAGTGCCATTTCAGCAGCATGAACCTGTCCAAGTTAGCAGTGTAGCAGCTAACTGTGGAGATAGCACAGTGTATGTGGAAGTCAAGAAAGATTTGTTTGGAAGTGGAGAGCTAATAAATCCCTCCTCTCTCAGTATTGGAGGATGTGCACCAAGAGGGGAAGATCCTGATGCTCAGGTTCTC encodes:
- the LOC136699245 gene encoding zona pellucida sperm-binding protein 3-like, encoding MEFRQFGFVVILLFLLDICTAQLVDWAKAMQSGQLGVGQLQPMMGPVAQLPAQNPASGGLLSLLQNSLNLQSQQVLQGPVKKLTWRYPQVPVTPKPPTVPFQMRAPVQVSSVAANCGESTVYVEVKKDLFGSGELINPSSLSIGGCAPRGEDAAAQVLMFEEQLQNCNSVLTMTEAELVYTFHLLYVPGTSGGAPIVRTRGPVISIECHYPRLHNVSSNALLPAWIPYASTVIAEEQLVFSLRLMTDDWQFERPSNQYYLGDIINIEASVMQYNHVPLRMFVDSCVATAVPDMNASPRYSFIENYGCLVDAKLTGSKSRFMPRVHGYKLQFQLEAFAFLNSSGLIYLTCSMKAIPASAPTDAEHKACSFIANRWTAVDGGNQGCGCCDTSCGLSDVGVSVSGPQWLGNISLGPVKVGQRFPVWQQKGVN